The proteins below come from a single Rosa rugosa chromosome 2, drRosRugo1.1, whole genome shotgun sequence genomic window:
- the LOC133732934 gene encoding CBS domain-containing protein CBSX3, mitochondrial, with translation MQGALKAFSSQGNFVKNAVLRHVRVVNPLIQPALFSRFESTAPARIEEQGFESTRIADILNSKGKGADGSWLWCTTDDSVYDAVKSMTQHNVGALVVVKPGEQKSIAGIITERDYLRKIIVQGRSSKSTKVGDIMTEENKLITVTPDTKVLRAMQLMTDNRIRHIPVIDDRGMLGMVSIGDVVRAVVSEHREELDRLNAFIQGGY, from the exons ATGCAAGGAGCACTTAAGGCCTTTTCATCACAGGGGAACTTTgtgaaaaatgcagttttgcgACACGTCCGTGTTGTGAATCCCCTAATTCAGCCTGCTTTGTTTTCACGCTTTGAGTCTACTGCACCTGCCCGCATAGAAGAGCAAGGTTTCGAAAGCACTAGGATTGCAGACATCTTGAACTCTAAAGGTAAAGGTGCTGATGGTTCCTGGCTGTGGTGCACTACAGATGATTCTGTTTATGATGCTGTTAAGTCG ATGACCCAGCACAATGTTGGAGCCTTGGTGGTCGTGAAACCTGGAGAGCAAAAATCTATTGCAGGAATCATAACAGAGAGAG ATTATCTCAGGAAGATCATAGTGCAGGGAAGATCATCCAAATCAACAAAGGTTGGGGATATCATGACTGAGGAG AACAAGCTTATCACTGTCACCCCTGACACCAAAGTTCTGCGGGCAATGCAGCTGATGACAG ATAACCGAATTAGGCACATTCCAGTTATAGATGACAGGGGAATGCTTGGTATGGTATCCATTGGTGATGTGGTTCGTGCTGTGGTGAGTGAGCACCGAGAGGAGCTCGACCGCTTGAATGCTTTTATTCAAGGTGGTTACTAG